Below is a genomic region from Dechloromonas denitrificans.
ATTTCGGCGATTTTGACTGGCCAGTCGGCGAAGCGGTCAGCGAAGGTCTGGTAATGCTGTTCGCAGAGCAGGGTGGTCGGGCACAGCACGGCCACCTGCTTGCCGCCGGCCACGGCACAGAAGGCGGCACGCAGCGCAACTTCGGTCTTGCCGAAACCGACGTCGCCGCAGACCAGCCGGTCCATCGGCTTGCCGGAGCGCATGTCATCGATCACGGCGGCAATTGCGCTGGCCTGGTCGTGCGTTTCCTCAAAACCAAAACCGTCGGCGAAGGCTTCGTAATCGTTTTCTTCGAAGGCAAAAGCATGACCTTGGCGCGCCGCACGGGCGGCGTAGAGCGCGAGCAGTTCGGCGGCAGTGTCGCGCGCCTGCTCGGCGGCACGGCGCTTGGCCTTTTCCCACTGGCCGGAACCTAGCGTGTGCAGCGGCGCGCTTTCCGGATCGGCGCCGGAGTAGCGCGAGATGACGTGAAGCTGGGCGACCGGCACGAAAAGCTTGGCTTCGTTGGCGTAATGCAGTTCGAGGAATTCCTGCTCGCCGAGACCGAGATCCATCCGCACCAGGCCGCGATAGCGCCCGATGCCATGACTTTCGTGGACCACCGGATCGCCGACCTTGAGTTCGGTCAGGTCCTTCAGCCAGTTATCGAAACTAGCCTTCTTGGCGGCTTCGCGTCGGGTGCGGCGCGGCGAACCGGCAAACAGTTCGGTTTCGGTGATGAACGCCAGTGTGTCGAGGGCAAAACCGGTTTGCAGCGGCCCAATGCCGAGGGCCAACTTGGCGTCGCCCGCCAGGAAAGCGGCGAGATCGGCTGAGGCTGCCGGTCTGAGGTCGTGCTCGGCGAACATCGCGGCCAGTGTTTCGCGCCGGCCGGCGGTTTCGGCGACGAGCAGCACGCGTCCCTTGAAACTGGCCAGATGGTTCTTGAGCGCGCCAATTGGATCGTCGCTGCGGCGGTCGACCGCAACATTGGGCCGTTTTCCGGCGTCGGCATTTTTGCCGTCCAGCGCCAGTCGACCGTAGGATTTGGCGGCGGTGAAAAAGGCTTCGTCGCTCAGGAACAATTCTTCGGGCGGAACCAGCGGGCGCGATTTGTCGCCCTGCAGCAGGTTGTAGCGCGAACGGGTGTCGTTCCAGAACGCAGCAATCGCCGCCGGTGCGTCGCCGTGGGTGACGAACAGCGCGTCTTTCGGCAGGTAATCGAAGATCGTCGCCGTTTCGTCAAAAAACAGCGGCAGGTAATACTCGATGCCGGCGCTGGCAATGCCGGTGGAGATATCCTTGTAAATGCCGGACTTGGCCGGATCGCCTTCGAATTTCTCGCGGAATGCCTGACGGAAATGGGTGCGGCCCTTGTCGTCCATCGGAAACTCACGGGCTGGCAAGAGGCGAACTTCGGCCACCGGATAGACCGTGCGTTGCGTGTCGACATCGAAAGTTTTGATGCTTTCGATCTCATCGTCGAAGAGATCGAGCCGGTAAGGCAGTTGCGAACCCATCGGGAAAAGGTCGATCAGCCCGCCGCGAATCGAGTATTCGCCCGGCGAGACGACTTGCGTCACATGAGCGTAGCCGGCCAGCGTGACCTGGCCGCGGAATTTCTCGGCGTCCAGTTTCTGGCCCTTGCTGAACTCGAAGGTGTAGGCCGCCATGAATTCCGGCGGTGCAAGGCGGTTGACCGCGGTAGAGGCGGGGACCAGCAGGATATCGACTTCGCCCTGCAAGGCCGCCCACAAGGTGGCCAGGCGTTCGGACACGAGATCCTGATGCGGCGAGAAGTGGTCGTAGGGCAGCGTTTCCCAGTCAGGCAGCAGGCGAACCTTCAGGCTGGATGAAAACCATGGAATCTCCTCCAGCAGACGTTGTGCATCGGCCGCACTGGCCGTGACAACCGCCAGTGTTTGGCCCTTGCTCCGGGTAGCCAGTTCAGCCAGGGCGAGGGCATCCGATGAGCCGGAAAGGGCCGGCAGGTCAATGCGGGCGCCGGGCTTGGGCAGGGCGGGGAGGGAAAGCAGGGGTTTGTTGGCAGACACGGTGGCGCAGGCGCAGCGTTGCGGGGCTGGAATTATAGCCGCTTCGGAACAGGCTGTTTTTTTGCACACCATTAAAGAATAAATGCATATGCAATGGTGCTATCATCCGCCGCTGATTTTGACTTTCCGGATGGTGCTTCATGTCTATCGTCGATGAAAAAAGGCGGGGTCTGGATCGTCGTCGGCACAGCAAAAAGATTCCGCATGACTTCAAGGAGCGGCGGCAAAGCGAGCGACGCCAGACGACGATCAGCGAAATTTCGTTCAGGGAATGGGCATCGCATTTTGCTCGCTACCAGCAAGGAAACCCGATGGAAGGATTTGAGTAATGAAAAGGGCGGGCGGGAATGGTTGATAAGGCAAAGAACAGCGAACGGCGCAAGGTTGATAGGCGTTGCCGGGAAAACCTGGGGCCGCCGGCTGGTTGCACCGAACGGCGGATCAATATCGAACGCCGCTTGTTCAATATCGAGGTTTTCAGTCTGCACGACTGGTTGCAGGCTCCCCGCACGGAAGAGCCGCAGGGCGGGCAGTAAGTCCGTCTGTTGTCAGTTGCCCAGATGCAGCGACAGCCACGCTGCCACATGGGGAACCGGATCATCACCGGGATTCAGCGTGTGCATCTCATGGGCGCAGTTCAAATGCGGTGTCGCGCGCTGAAATGCATTGCGCCCCGGACTGTCGTCGCTGTCAAACAGCATCATCAACGGCGCACTCAGGAGATTGAGTGCTTGTAATCCGGCGCGGTCGACAATGCCGCCGTGCCCGGCAAGTGCCCTGACTTGAATGTCGCGCTGGGCTGCCGCGCGGATTGCTGCCGGGGTGGCGTCACCCGAAGCAAAAATGGCCAGCGGTAAATCCTGTGTGGCGCCGTGGGTGCGAATCAGATCGAGCATGTCGATCAGACGCTGGGTCAATTTTGGTACATTTTGTGACGCATCGGCAAACTGGGCTTCACGGGCCGACAGCAACTCCATGAAAAATATTGCGTAGCCGCGGGCTGCCAGGTTGGCGGTAATGAAGGTGTCGGCCGGTGCATGATGGGCGCGGGCCAGCAGGATCAATCCGTGGGGATTGTCCGGCATGTCGATATGGCCGTGCAGCGGCCCCTGGGGTGTCTGGATCGTAAGATTCTGGTTCATGGTATTCGGGCGTTTCCGTTTGTCAGACCAGCAACAAGCCGCCAGCCATGCCTGCACCGATGGCCAACAGGCCGGGGAGTGCATGACGTGCCAGTTTGTGCCCACCGATGCTGATGACCAGCCCGATCTTGAAAACAAGGTTGGCCAGTAAGGCCAGGGTGATGGCAATGACAGCCTGGCCGTGGGAGATTTTCTCGAGATTGAACATGCGCAGTGTGGACAGCACGCTGGCATCGGCGTCGGTCAGGCCGGAGGCAAGGGCGACGATATACAGGCCGCTGTTGCCGGCCACATCCTGCAGCCAGGCTGAGGCGAGCAGAACGAAGGCGTAGAGCAGGCCGAAGGAAATGGCTGTTTTCAGTTCGGTCGGATTCTTGACTTCGGGCATCGGCAGTTCGCCCCCGGCATTGAGTACCTTCCAGCCGTAGAGCGCCATCAGTACGCCGGGAATGATGCCGCAGGCAAAAACGACGGCAATCTGGGCCAGCAGATTGGGGGCGACAACGCTGGAAATCAGGCCGAGGCGCAGCATGACCATGACGTTGGCGATCAGGATGACGATGGCCGACATGCGGATCAAGTGGTTGTGATCGCGGGCGTGGCGCGAAAACATCATGGTGGTTGCGGTCGACGAGGCCAAACCGCCGAAAATGCCGAGCAGGGCCGCACCGTGCCGGGCGCCGATGATGCGCAGTGCGAGGTAGCCGGAAAGTGCCAGGCCGGAAATCAATACGACCATCCACCATATTTGACGAGGATTGATGGCGTTGTAAGGGCCAAAGTCGGCGCTTGGCAGAATCGGCAGGATGACCAGCGACAGTACGGCAAACTGGAGTATCGAATTCAGGTCTTTCTGCGTTGTCCGCTCACTGAATCGACGCAGCTCAGCCTTGAAATAAAGCAGGATGGTCGTCGCGATGGCCAGCATCACAGCCAGCGTTGCATAACCATACCAGGTGGCGGCACCCAGTCCATAGGTGATGACGATGGCCGCTTCCGAGGTGAAGCCGCGATATTGTTCTTCCTGCTGGGTCGAAAAATTCGAGGCGATCATTGCGCCGGCGACGACTAGCAGTCCGGTTGCCAGCATCCATGGCCCGCCCGTTCTTTCGCTGAGCAGGGCAAACAGGCAGCCGAGCATCGCGACCAGCGCAAATGTCCGCAGGCCGGCCGCTGAGTCCGGTCGACGCTCGCGTTCGAGGCCGATCAGCAGACCAATGCCAAGCGCCGTTGCGAAGGCTTCAACGGGGGCGGCCAGTTCCGGAACGACGAAACTCATGCGATTCCTCTTTTGTTGGCGTTATTCAGTAAAATTAAGCCATGCCACGTCAATTCGCAATCGTACCCGCTGCCGGCAGCGGCTCCCGCTTCGGCGCAGAAAAACCCAAACAGTACCTGAGCCTGCTTGGCCGGCCGCTGATCTATCACACGCTGGCCGCCTTGGTTGCCTGTCCGGACATCGATCGTGTCTGGGTCGTGCTCTCGCCGGATGACCCGTACTGGGGCCAGTACGACTGGTCCGACCTCGGTGCCAAGCTCGAAACACTGCGCTGTGGCGGGGCAACCCGAGCCGACAGCGTCAATAATGGCTTGCAGGCCGCAGCCATGGTCGCCTCGCCGGAAGACTGGGTGCTGGTCCATGATGCGGCGCGCCCCTGTCTTAGTGCCGAGATGCTGGCTGCCCTTTTCAGTCAGTTGGCTGAAGATCCGGTTGGCGGCATTCTTGCCGTGCCGGTCGCCGATACGTTGAAACGGGCCGATGCCGAACAACGCGTTGCCGCAACCGAGCCGCGTGACGGCTTGTGGCAGGCGCAGACGCCGCAGATGTTCCGCTACGGTCGACTGCTCGAAGCACTCGAAAAATGCCGCGAAGTTACCGATGAGGCCGGTGCCATCGAAGCCCTTGGTTTGCAGCCGAAACTGGTGCGCGGCGATGCGACCAATCTGAAAGTGACTTATCCGGCCGACCTGGTACTGGCCGCCATGATTCTCAGGGGACGAAAATGAATATCCGGGTCGGGCAGGGTTACGACGTTCACCAACTGGTTGCCGGCCGCAAGCTGATTCTCGGTGGCGTCGAGATTCCGCACGCCACCGGTTTGCTCGGTCACTCCGATGCCGATGCGCTGCTGCATGCAATTACCGATGCCTTGCTCGGCGCCGTTGCGCTGGGCGATATCGGTCGCCATTTCCCGGATACCGATCCGCGCTACAAGGGCGCCGACAGTCGTGCCCTGTTGCGCGGAGCAGTTGCCTTGCTCGCCGAGAAGGGCTGGCGTCCGGTCAATGTCGATGCGACGCTGATTGCCCAGCAGCCGAAACTTGCACCGCATGCGGCGGCGATGGTTGCCAATATCGCGGTCGACCTCGGTATTTCGATCGATTCGGTCAATATCAAGGGCAAGACCAACGAAAAGCTGGGCTATCTCGGGCGTCAAGAAGCGATTGAGGCCCAGGCCGTGGTGCTGGTTGAAAAAATGCCTGGCGGCTAGTACCGATGTGTCATGCCAGCCCTGAGCTGCATGTGTTCTGGTACGCTGTCGATTCTGCTTTCTTTTCAGAATTGCTGACCTTTACAGAGTCCCGACCGGTTCATGATCAAAAAAATCCCCGTCCATCTGCTTGAGCCTGGCATGTATGTCAG
It encodes:
- the mfd gene encoding transcription-repair coupling factor; translated protein: MSANKPLLSLPALPKPGARIDLPALSGSSDALALAELATRSKGQTLAVVTASAADAQRLLEEIPWFSSSLKVRLLPDWETLPYDHFSPHQDLVSERLATLWAALQGEVDILLVPASTAVNRLAPPEFMAAYTFEFSKGQKLDAEKFRGQVTLAGYAHVTQVVSPGEYSIRGGLIDLFPMGSQLPYRLDLFDDEIESIKTFDVDTQRTVYPVAEVRLLPAREFPMDDKGRTHFRQAFREKFEGDPAKSGIYKDISTGIASAGIEYYLPLFFDETATIFDYLPKDALFVTHGDAPAAIAAFWNDTRSRYNLLQGDKSRPLVPPEELFLSDEAFFTAAKSYGRLALDGKNADAGKRPNVAVDRRSDDPIGALKNHLASFKGRVLLVAETAGRRETLAAMFAEHDLRPAASADLAAFLAGDAKLALGIGPLQTGFALDTLAFITETELFAGSPRRTRREAAKKASFDNWLKDLTELKVGDPVVHESHGIGRYRGLVRMDLGLGEQEFLELHYANEAKLFVPVAQLHVISRYSGADPESAPLHTLGSGQWEKAKRRAAEQARDTAAELLALYAARAARQGHAFAFEENDYEAFADGFGFEETHDQASAIAAVIDDMRSGKPMDRLVCGDVGFGKTEVALRAAFCAVAGGKQVAVLCPTTLLCEQHYQTFADRFADWPVKIAEISRFKTAKETTQALNDLAEGKIDIIIGTHKLISKDVKFNRLGLVIIDEEHRFGVRQKETLKSMRAEVDVLTLTATPIPRTLAMSMEGLRDFSVIATAPQKRLAIKTFVSKFSDGIIREAVLRELKRGGQVYFLHNEVDTIENMQEKLAKLVPEARIVIGHGQMNERELERVMRDFTGQRANVLLCTTIIETGIDNPHANTILINRSEKFGLAQLHQLRGRVGRSHHQAYAYMLVQDEKALTKQAKLRLEAIQAMEELGSGFFLAMHDLEIRGAGEVLGDNQSGEMQEVGFTMFSEMLNRAVAHLKQGKTIDAVDLTQPLGIGSEINLRTPALLPDGYCPDVHERLTLYKRLANCEADDEIDILQEELIDRFGEMPLQTQSLLATHRLRLLVKPLLIQKLDATSDQITLQFSPEFSKNPPIEPIKIINLIQKNRSYKLAGQDKISLLRHCPTLTDKVAAVKDMIRQLTN
- a CDS encoding MgtC/SapB family protein; the protein is MSFVVPELAAPVEAFATALGIGLLIGLERERRPDSAAGLRTFALVAMLGCLFALLSERTGGPWMLATGLLVVAGAMIASNFSTQQEEQYRGFTSEAAIVITYGLGAATWYGYATLAVMLAIATTILLYFKAELRRFSERTTQKDLNSILQFAVLSLVILPILPSADFGPYNAINPRQIWWMVVLISGLALSGYLALRIIGARHGAALLGIFGGLASSTATTMMFSRHARDHNHLIRMSAIVILIANVMVMLRLGLISSVVAPNLLAQIAVVFACGIIPGVLMALYGWKVLNAGGELPMPEVKNPTELKTAISFGLLYAFVLLASAWLQDVAGNSGLYIVALASGLTDADASVLSTLRMFNLEKISHGQAVIAITLALLANLVFKIGLVISIGGHKLARHALPGLLAIGAGMAGGLLLV
- the ispD gene encoding 2-C-methyl-D-erythritol 4-phosphate cytidylyltransferase, which produces MPRQFAIVPAAGSGSRFGAEKPKQYLSLLGRPLIYHTLAALVACPDIDRVWVVLSPDDPYWGQYDWSDLGAKLETLRCGGATRADSVNNGLQAAAMVASPEDWVLVHDAARPCLSAEMLAALFSQLAEDPVGGILAVPVADTLKRADAEQRVAATEPRDGLWQAQTPQMFRYGRLLEALEKCREVTDEAGAIEALGLQPKLVRGDATNLKVTYPADLVLAAMILRGRK
- the ispF gene encoding 2-C-methyl-D-erythritol 2,4-cyclodiphosphate synthase, with the translated sequence MNIRVGQGYDVHQLVAGRKLILGGVEIPHATGLLGHSDADALLHAITDALLGAVALGDIGRHFPDTDPRYKGADSRALLRGAVALLAEKGWRPVNVDATLIAQQPKLAPHAAAMVANIAVDLGISIDSVNIKGKTNEKLGYLGRQEAIEAQAVVLVEKMPGG